The Glycine max cultivar Williams 82 chromosome 12, Glycine_max_v4.0, whole genome shotgun sequence genome window below encodes:
- the LOC102661097 gene encoding vascular-related unknown protein 1 has protein sequence MSSITKAPPSSNDDMSTEESGWTTYFDDFFNNHVVDNNKCSMSLSDGIASSSLVSDAASLVDKKVAHSKQVEEFYVNRNVKSSCLKKRKDAITALIDDSLEDTATSPLNSPKVLYVNQKIDKANRRK, from the exons ATGAGTTCCATAACCAAAGCTCCTCCTTCCTCTAACGATGATATGTCAACTGAGGAGAGTGGTTGGACCACGTACTTTGATGACTTCTTCAACAACCATGTTGTTGATAACAACAAGTGTTCCATGTCTTTATCCGATGGTATAGCTAGCTCCTCCCTTGTCTCCGATGCTGCTTCTTTGGTAGACAAAAAAGTGGCTCATAGCAAACAAGTTGAGGAGTTTTATGTGAATAGAAATGTCAAGAGTTCATGtttaaagaaaaggaaggatgcAATAACGGCTTTGATTGATGACTCTTTGGAAGATACGGCAACTTCTCCTCTTAATAGTCCCAAG GTTTTGTATGTGAATCAGAAGATTGACAAGGCAAACAGACGGAAGTAG